In a single window of the Catalinimonas alkaloidigena genome:
- a CDS encoding NAD(P) transhydrogenase subunit alpha, whose translation MSTENLLVLFYVLVLASFVGFELISKVPPTLHTPLMSGSNAISGITIVGAMICCGPQEGSLAKWLGIAALLLATINVVGGYVVTDRMLQMFKKKK comes from the coding sequence ATGTCTACCGAAAATCTACTGGTTCTGTTTTATGTGCTGGTGCTGGCCAGCTTTGTCGGCTTCGAGCTGATTTCCAAAGTCCCGCCGACGTTGCACACGCCGCTGATGTCCGGCTCCAACGCCATTTCCGGGATCACCATTGTGGGCGCGATGATCTGCTGCGGACCGCAGGAAGGTTCGCTGGCCAAATGGCTGGGCATTGCCGCGTTGCTGCTGGCGACGATCAACGTGGTAGGAGGGTATGTGGTGACCGACCGCATGCTCCAGATGTTCAAGAAGAAAAAATAA
- a CDS encoding Re/Si-specific NAD(P)(+) transhydrogenase subunit alpha has protein sequence MKIAVPKETNAIERRVALTPDAVKTLLKKGFTCDVEAGAGVNSYFLDEAYQDAGATIRSDAASLYAEADVVVKVNAPTVEEVALMKPGSILISFLYAYTIPDVVEALNAKNISAFSMDAVPRISRAQKMDALSSQANLGGYKAVLLGANALGKIFPLMMTAAGTITPAKVMIFGAGVAGLQAIATAKRLGAVVEVTDVRPETKEQVESLGGRFLEVEGEGIKTEGGYAREVSAEYLAKQKEMVSKHVADADLVITTALVIGKKAPMLVTEPMVKSMRPGSVIVDMAVASGGNCELSERDQTVVKHNVTIIGESNLPALLPLHASELYAKNILALLFHLADDQGFKWEMDEEVTKGSLITKDGELVHAFTKEILAKTVS, from the coding sequence TTGAAAATCGCTGTACCCAAGGAAACAAATGCTATCGAACGCCGCGTCGCCCTAACCCCCGACGCAGTCAAAACTCTCCTCAAAAAAGGCTTTACCTGCGACGTAGAAGCAGGAGCCGGTGTCAACTCTTACTTTCTGGATGAAGCGTATCAGGACGCGGGTGCCACGATCCGCTCCGATGCGGCCAGCCTCTACGCCGAGGCCGACGTGGTGGTCAAAGTCAACGCCCCGACGGTCGAAGAAGTGGCGTTGATGAAGCCAGGCTCCATCCTGATTTCCTTTTTGTATGCCTACACCATTCCCGACGTAGTCGAGGCCCTCAACGCGAAGAACATCAGCGCGTTCAGCATGGATGCGGTGCCGCGCATTTCGCGGGCGCAGAAAATGGACGCGCTTTCATCGCAGGCCAACCTGGGTGGTTACAAGGCCGTGCTGCTGGGCGCCAACGCACTGGGCAAAATCTTCCCCTTGATGATGACCGCCGCCGGCACCATTACGCCTGCCAAGGTGATGATCTTTGGGGCTGGTGTAGCGGGGCTGCAAGCCATTGCAACGGCCAAACGCCTGGGTGCCGTGGTGGAAGTGACCGACGTACGTCCGGAAACCAAGGAGCAGGTCGAATCGCTCGGCGGGCGATTTCTAGAAGTGGAAGGAGAGGGCATCAAGACCGAAGGCGGTTACGCCCGCGAAGTCTCGGCCGAATACCTCGCCAAGCAGAAGGAGATGGTCTCGAAGCACGTAGCCGACGCCGACCTGGTGATTACAACCGCGCTCGTGATTGGAAAAAAAGCGCCGATGCTAGTGACGGAACCGATGGTCAAGTCCATGCGGCCCGGTTCGGTCATTGTCGACATGGCGGTGGCGTCCGGAGGAAACTGCGAATTGAGTGAACGTGACCAGACGGTCGTGAAGCACAACGTGACCATCATCGGAGAGTCGAACCTGCCGGCGCTGTTGCCGCTCCATGCCAGCGAACTCTACGCCAAAAACATCCTCGCGCTGCTGTTCCACCTTGCCGACGACCAAGGCTTTAAGTGGGAAATGGACGAGGAGGTCACCAAAGGCTCGCTCATCACGAAAGACGGCGAACTGGTGCACGCGTTCACCAAAGAAATCCTGGCCAAAACCGTGAGCTAA
- a CDS encoding NAD(P)(+) transhydrogenase (Re/Si-specific) subunit beta, with protein sequence MDRDLIIKIAYLLASVLFIVGIKRLGKTSTAREGNLYSSVAMLIAVLATLLDREVVSYIEIFVTILIGSAIGIYAARTVAMTAMPEMVAIFNGFGGAASVLVAASEYWRYLSAADTSMPTTVGVTIALSVIIGAVTLTGSFIAFGKLKGFVNGGAVTYPGQHALNAVLALAMVASAAMMVIYPNNQLWMLITLGIALLLGILTVIPIGGADMPVVISLLNSYSGIAACATGFVLNNQVLIISGALVGASGLILTQIMCKAMNRSLVSVLLGGFGQEGGGASVSGAGGQEMVVKEVGSEEAAMIFDSASSVIIVPGYGMAVAQAQHIVREMADLLEKKGVNVRYAIHPVAGRMPGHMNVLLAEANVPYDKLVEMEAINDDFANTDVALVIGANDVVNPAARYDKSSPIYGMPILNADKARTVIISKRSMASGYAGIQNELFGYDNALMLFGDAKKKMTEVVGELKEM encoded by the coding sequence GTGGATCGAGATCTCATTATTAAAATAGCCTACCTGCTGGCCTCGGTGCTGTTCATTGTCGGCATCAAGCGCCTCGGCAAAACCAGTACTGCCCGCGAGGGCAACCTCTATTCGTCGGTAGCCATGCTCATCGCGGTGCTGGCCACCCTGCTGGACCGCGAAGTGGTCAGCTACATCGAAATTTTTGTGACCATCCTGATCGGCTCCGCCATCGGGATTTACGCCGCCCGGACCGTCGCCATGACGGCCATGCCCGAAATGGTCGCCATTTTCAACGGCTTCGGTGGTGCGGCCTCCGTCTTGGTGGCGGCCTCGGAATACTGGCGCTACCTTAGCGCGGCCGATACCTCGATGCCGACGACCGTGGGCGTGACCATTGCGCTGTCGGTCATCATCGGTGCGGTGACGCTCACCGGCTCGTTCATTGCCTTCGGCAAACTGAAGGGCTTTGTGAACGGCGGGGCGGTGACCTATCCGGGACAGCATGCGCTGAACGCCGTGCTGGCGCTGGCCATGGTGGCCTCGGCTGCGATGATGGTGATCTACCCCAATAACCAACTGTGGATGCTGATTACGCTGGGCATCGCCCTGCTGCTGGGCATCCTGACGGTAATTCCGATCGGAGGGGCCGACATGCCCGTCGTGATTTCCTTGTTGAACTCGTATTCGGGGATTGCGGCCTGTGCGACGGGTTTTGTCCTGAACAACCAGGTGCTGATCATCTCGGGGGCGCTGGTCGGTGCTTCGGGGCTGATTCTGACGCAAATCATGTGTAAGGCCATGAACCGCTCGCTCGTCAGCGTCTTGCTCGGTGGCTTCGGGCAGGAAGGCGGTGGGGCCAGTGTCAGCGGAGCCGGTGGGCAGGAGATGGTCGTGAAAGAGGTGGGCTCCGAAGAGGCCGCCATGATTTTCGATTCGGCGTCGTCGGTGATCATCGTGCCGGGCTACGGCATGGCGGTGGCGCAGGCGCAGCACATTGTTCGCGAAATGGCCGATCTGTTGGAAAAAAAGGGCGTCAACGTGCGCTACGCCATTCACCCGGTGGCAGGACGGATGCCCGGCCACATGAACGTGCTGCTGGCCGAAGCCAACGTGCCCTACGACAAATTAGTGGAGATGGAGGCAATCAACGACGACTTCGCGAATACCGACGTCGCCCTGGTGATCGGTGCAAACGACGTGGTGAACCCCGCCGCCCGCTACGACAAAAGCAGCCCGATTTACGGAATGCCGATCCTCAACGCCGACAAAGCCCGTACGGTCATCATCAGTAAACGCAGCATGGCATCCGGGTACGCCGGAATCCAGAACGAGTTGTTCGGTTATGATAATGCGCTGATGCTGTTCGGCGACGCGAAGAAAAAGATGACGGAAGTGGTCGGCGAACTGAAAGAGATGTAA